The window CCATGAACCGGTCAACTTGGTCAATATGGCGCCGTACTCGTTACCGGTGAACGCGGTATTTGTTGCGTGGAGCCTCGCCTCGTCGAAAACAGTCACGCCATACTGGACACAGTCCTCGATGGACGAGTTCGACAGCAAAAGCACCGCACCTCCTCGGGCGTCAATCCCAGTTTCAAAGGTGTTCGATACCGTGCTCGAGATAACGACCAGCGGGGAACGGGTCGCGATTCCGACGGATGCGTCCGACAGTTCCACGAACGAGAGCGTGTCGGGGCTATTCGCGCTGGCGACACGGTTATCCACCTGGAGGCCGGCCCATGTCGCGGACCCGGAGGCGGACGGATTGCTGCGCAGCACCACGGGCGCGTTCGCTGATCCCTTCATTCGGACGGATCCGAAGACCCGCAATTGGAACGGGTCAGAAACCGAAGCGTCCACGCGAATCTCGGTTCCGTGACCCACATACAGGCTGGGCGCGGCAGTGGAATCGAGGGTAACATGGCCCAGCATCCGTGTTCTCTGATAAAGGCTGACTGGGTTGGTGTAGCCATCGCCGATGATCGGCTGCTCGTTCAGACCGGTGTTCAGCGCGTTGGCGAAACGCTGCGACCAGGCCGCTTCTCCCGCCGCGGAACCCAGCTCGAACACGTGAAGATACTGATCGGGCGATACGTAGACCATCTCGTACGCCCCGTCATCGTCGACGTCATCGATAGCGGGAAGACTCGAGCTGCTTGAGGACTTTCGTGTTCGAAACGTCCATTCCGGCTGGAAGAGGTCAAGATTCGCGTCGAGAATTACGACATGCGTCCAAAACGGAGCTTCGTTCGGCGGGTAGAAGTGTATGTTGGGATCCTGCTCCTCAAAGACCACGACGATCTCGAGCGTGCCATCGGCATCCAGGTCGATCAAGAGCGGCGGCGCCACCGGATCGCCGGGCGTGGTCCGCGTATCAAGGACGCTACCATTGGCCGACGACACTAGCCTGACCCGCTGGTGATCGAGAACCACAACGTCGGCGTTCTGATCGCCATCGACGTCTCCTGCCGCGAAATGAACTGGGTAACCGAAAGCGAGATCACTCAGTGTCCACTCGAGGGATCCGCTCGCGCTGTAGAGTCGGAGGATCGGCCCTGGATAGGCTCCGTTGCAGAGAACCGACAGGGTGCCATCGCCACCTTTGTCGATCAGTACAATCGCGGGATCAGTGATGGTCCCCTCTGCAAGGTCCTTCTGCCACTTCTGTGTTAGACCCCCCGTTGCGTACGATAGAACCGTCAGTTCATTGCCCGCTGCGGGCGATCCGGGGCCAGTGTTCGCGTGTGTCTGGAGAATCACAATCTCCTTGCTCCCGTCCATGTCAAGGTCCCCAATTGCAGCCGTCGCGGCTCCAACTGAGAGACCGACGTCTACCGAGTGCGTGAAGAGGATCGTATCACGCGGTGAGAACGCCCTCACTTGCAGAGAGTCGCCGAACGCACCGTCAATGTATCGGAGCGTCACGAACTCCATCTCAGGATCATCCGGGCCCAGATCCGAGAGGAGCCATTTGGCTTCCCAGTTGTTCACCACAGGTCGCGTATCTCCCACCAGTCGCGTCTTGACGACCGCCCCCGATTGGCCATTCAAGATGCGGACCGACGAGCCGTGCTCCACTGCCACGTATGAGGAAGCCGATTTGTACAGATGGCCGGCGACCGGCTGGTTCTTGATGTGGGCCAACACCGACCCCGTTCCGTAGGTCCAGACGGCCTGGGTGTCTCCGACCGCGTAACACTGAAGCACTCGGTCGGTGGAGGTGAAGCCCGATACCAGAACCTCCTTCCCCGGTGCCGAGGCGAGATCCGCGATGGTTACCGAACGCTCGGCTCCGTTGAACTGGAGACGCGTGGGATAGGCGCCCTCATAAGGGAGGGCCAGAAAGTCCCGGAAGGCGATGTTGTTGTCCTCCGCTCGTTCGGCAATTAGGTCGTCGGGATCAAGAACGACGTACAGCCTCACGTTGCCTTCAAGACCCGAAACCGAAAAGGTCACGACATCCGGTCCGTATGCGCGCAACGTATCGATCACTTCGGTCCCGAACAGCGACGATCCCTCGCTTCCTGGCTCGCCGCGCCAGAGCTCGACCTCGAGATCGTACACATCCGTTTTCCAGGCATTATGCACCGTGACCTCAATCGTACCGGCTGAGTGCGCATACGATCCCCATGCAGTCCGAATGTCGCTGGTCCCGACCGCCACATCGAAGGTGTCGGCGGGTGCGGGCGCGCGGGTTCGTATGTTCAGCGCGGGATCGCCGAGAAGCATCAGGTTCCGGACAGTCACGAGATCCGACAGGCGGAACAGCCGCGCACCGACGAGGAACTCGCCCAGCGTGTTCGGGTTCTGTTCTGAGAGGGAACGAAAGAGGCTTACGAGGTCCTGCTGCGCGTTCCATGTTCCCGTGGTTCGCGAGTACCCGATCACGCCCACGGCACCACCCGGCTGGATAAGAAGCCGCTCGCCCATCGCATCGCATGGATCGATGTGCTCATAGCCCGGACTCTCGCAGCTGAGGCTGGACTGCGGCGGGACCGTGCAGCAGGCTCCCCCCGGGAACCAACGCTGCGCCGACTCGTATGTATTGTCGAACTGGCACGTGTGGGAGCCAAGCGACAGCGCGACGGTGGGTTTGTCCTCATTCTCGAGAAACTCATAGTTTCTCGGATAGAACGCGCCGTCCCAGTATTACAAGAAGCCGTGGTCGAAGAATGCGGTCAGCCACTTCCCCGCCTCGATACGCCCTGCGACCATCTCGCCAAACGTCTCGTGATTGGCCTCATTCGACGGGAGTGTCAAACGATGGAGCTGTGTCACCGATCTTCCCGGCGGCGGATAGTACGCGAGCACAGAGTCGAAGAAGGCCTGGAACCCGCTCAGTCCGCTAAATGTAAAGCCGTCATCGCTTACGCCAGAAACCATCAGAACGCTGTCCGCCCACGCGGAGGCCGTCAGCGGTTCATACGCCACGATCTTTGTCACGACGTTCGTCAACTCCCAGTCCAGTGAGTCGTCATCAACGGGGAGTCGACCGATCAATACGTCTGGGAGCAGATCGGCTGCCGGATCGTCAAGGAAAGAGTAGTACGCATCAGATGCTGCCTGCTTGCTTGCCCCAGATCCGTACCCGTAGTACGACGGAAGCAGCACATTCCGATCTGCGTCGAAGGCGTCGCCAACCAAGAGCACGTACCCTAACCGACCATCCGACATGTGCGCGGCGGTCTGTGATGCATACACGGAGTCGATCATCGACCGTATCATCACGGGAGTGACCAGAGTGTCAGGCTCGGTGCTCATCTGAGCGGTCCTCATCTGGGACACCTTCGCGATCGCCACGTTGAACCCGTTGTACGACGCCCGCCGTAGCGCGAGCGAATCGATGAGGCTCGAACTCACGAGCGAGTCGGTAACGATCATGAGGTAGTCTGCACCGCACGAGGCGGCGGACGCTGCCGCCACCTCCCACGTGGATCCCGTGCACCTGCAAACCTGCCCTCCCGAGGACATCGTCATCCGGGTGCCCGCGGACCCGCCAGCGATCCCTCCGCCCGCTCCGCGGGGCGACCAGTTCAAGACCGAGCCCGTGAGCGCCGCATCCATCGGCCCCACATCATTGAATACGCTTCCCCGAGGCTGGTTGACGGCTACCCGAATGTCCATGTCCGTGGCCACAACGATGCGCCCGGACGCCCGGTCCCACCGAATCGGACTCACTACTATGGATGCAATGCGCTGACCGCGTATATGTCCAACATACTCGATCCACGCGTTCGTTTCGGGAAACACGCGTTGCATACGGAGCGCGTCTGCCGCGCGATTCCCGAACGGTAGAGATGCCCCGTGATCCCGCCAGGAAGAACTCTTGTAGGAGCCAAGCTGGACGCCATCGAGGACCGTCGTGCGATCCACGCCCACCGTTATCGACACCTCGCCGCCGTTCGCCACCGCGACCGCACGTCGATACACGGGTAGATCCGCTGCGCCATTCACTCCAAGCGGCTCGCCGCCCTCGAGGGTCAACCGATACTCGCGCCCTCGCACTGGTCGGACTTGGAGGGTCGGCACCGAGAGCGTGAAGCGGATTTCCTCGTGACTTGAGCTTGAAACACGAAAACCAGAGGGGTAGAGAAAGCCGCGGACGGTTGCAGGAGGACCGCCTGGCCGCGTGTCAGCCTCGGACCGAAGTCCGATCACCGTCAGTAGAACACATGTCGAAGCGAGA is drawn from Candidatus Krumholzibacteriia bacterium and contains these coding sequences:
- a CDS encoding right-handed parallel beta-helix repeat-containing protein, which produces MSLGSHTCQFDNTYESAQRWFPGGACCTVPPQSSLSCESPGYEHIDPCDAMGERLLIQPGGAVGVIGYSRTTGTWNAQQDLVSLFRSLSEQNPNTLGEFLVGARLFRLSDLVTVRNLMLLGDPALNIRTRAPAPADTFDVAVGTSDIRTAWGSYAHSAGTIEVTVHNAWKTDVYDLEVELWRGEPGSEGSSLFGTEVIDTLRAYGPDVVTFSVSGLEGNVRLYVVLDPDDLIAERAEDNNIAFRDFLALPYEGAYPTRLQFNGAERSVTIADLASAPGKEVLVSGFTSTDRVLQCYAVGDTQAVWTYGTGSVLAHIKNQPVAGHLYKSASSYVAVEHGSSVRILNGQSGAVVKTRLVGDTRPVVNNWEAKWLLSDLGPDDPEMEFVTLRYIDGAFGDSLQVRAFSPRDTILFTHSVDVGLSVGAATAAIGDLDMDGSKEIVILQTHANTGPGSPAAGNELTVLSYATGGLTQKWQKDLAEGTITDPAIVLIDKGGDGTLSVLCNGAYPGPILRLYSASGSLEWTLSDLAFGYPVHFAAGDVDGDQNADVVVLDHQRVRLVSSANGSVLDTRTTPGDPVAPPLLIDLDADGTLEIVVVFEEQDPNIHFYPPNEAPFWTHVVILDANLDLFQPEWTFRTRKSSSSSSLPAIDDVDDDGAYEMVYVSPDQYLHVFELGSAAGEAAWSQRFANALNTGLNEQPIIGDGYTNPVSLYQRTRMLGHVTLDSTAAPSLYVGHGTEIRVDASVSDPFQLRVFGSVRMKGSANAPVVLRSNPSASGSATWAGLQVDNRVASANSPDTLSFVELSDASVGIATRSPLVVISSTVSNTFETGIDARGGAVLLLSNSSIEDCVQYGVTVFDEARLHATNTAFTGNEYGAILTKLTGSWVSATIRDCLFTNNAHGMWLGNTGDSTVVIEGGTFEDNSGTGIYTQEANVVVDGTTIRGGELGINATTRTSLSLSNATIEDASLFGVSVRDSWLDATGTSFDGNDVGLDLETIPCVDPDPPCAYSWVMATVRDCSFTGNGDGVWVENVYDSSVVIDNCLIDNSTTNGVYVEGPGDVAITRNTITNNVIGVYSYESNPMIRSCNSIHYNTGGVKCDNFSTAAVESSTVTNNTNGIAVVNDANPDLGHQSGGSSLGYNILRPNTSFILSNLTGNTVVMENNHLARNPPSQCGAATTKIYGYVDYDPHLGCDLPDLCNPSNMPVLAGAAEVRLPVKFRLRQNYPNPFNPTTTIAYEVPRPGSRVEIALYDVAGRRVAILVNEDKVPGSYSLSWDGRNREGVPVASGVYFLRMRAGEFVETKKLLLLK
- a CDS encoding C25 family cysteine peptidase, with product MIGLRSEADTRPGGPPATVRGFLYPSGFRVSSSSHEEIRFTLSVPTLQVRPVRGREYRLTLEGGEPLGVNGAADLPVYRRAVAVANGGEVSITVGVDRTTVLDGVQLGSYKSSSWRDHGASLPFGNRAADALRMQRVFPETNAWIEYVGHIRGQRIASIVVSPIRWDRASGRIVVATDMDIRVAVNQPRGSVFNDVGPMDAALTGSVLNWSPRGAGGGIAGGSAGTRMTMSSGGQVCRCTGSTWEVAAASAASCGADYLMIVTDSLVSSSLIDSLALRRASYNGFNVAIAKVSQMRTAQMSTEPDTLVTPVMIRSMIDSVYASQTAAHMSDGRLGYVLLVGDAFDADRNVLLPSYYGYGSGASKQAASDAYYSFLDDPAADLLPDVLIGRLPVDDDSLDWELTNVVTKIVAYEPLTASAWADSVLMVSGVSDDGFTFSGLSGFQAFFDSVLAYYPPPGRSVTQLHRLTLPSNEANHETFGEMVAGRIEAGKWLTAFFDHGFL